The following are encoded in a window of Halosolutus halophilus genomic DNA:
- the aceB gene encoding malate synthase AceB, producing MSVQRQHDREFVRTFFTTPTAVEGEDDSSKMLRRAVQLRGIEAPDVWVPDNEDATAPSMRDEGAQNIIDVISDHGADFPGEIHPRVVWHRESPSTRYQSFQRMLEIADPENGAVEHIDGFVIPEVGDIDDWKKADEFITIVENEHGLEEGSLAMSVIVESGEAELALGDLRDEMGKPANNLERMFLLVDGEVDYTKDMRAMTPTGELPSWPELRHNTSRGASANGLIAVDGPYDDIRDVEGYHERMTENQAKGMLGIWSLTPGQVEEANTSPLPPKTGSWLLDVDGRDVELEEEDGRYVYDGEDVELEAIGDDRYRLRLGGDERELDGDELEEELLDVTDYIPSMTDIVDSMEEFEAAKEAGRGAIAMEQSGTLLIDGVEVTISKDRMWDEATYQAAQTPITLFQDVYENRPDQHEDLEEMYGEEIVERAMIVG from the coding sequence ATGAGTGTACAACGACAGCACGATCGTGAATTCGTGCGAACGTTCTTTACTACTCCGACTGCTGTGGAAGGAGAAGACGATTCCAGCAAGATGCTGCGACGTGCGGTCCAGCTACGCGGAATAGAGGCCCCCGACGTCTGGGTGCCGGACAACGAGGACGCGACGGCGCCTTCGATGCGCGACGAAGGAGCCCAGAACATCATCGACGTGATCTCGGATCACGGAGCCGATTTCCCGGGCGAAATTCACCCCCGCGTCGTCTGGCACAGGGAAAGTCCCAGTACCCGCTATCAGAGTTTCCAGCGCATGCTGGAGATCGCCGACCCCGAGAACGGGGCCGTCGAACACATCGACGGATTCGTGATCCCGGAGGTCGGCGACATCGACGACTGGAAGAAGGCCGACGAGTTCATCACCATCGTGGAAAACGAGCACGGTCTGGAGGAGGGCAGTCTGGCCATGTCGGTCATCGTCGAGAGCGGAGAGGCCGAACTCGCGCTCGGCGACCTCCGCGACGAGATGGGCAAGCCCGCGAACAACCTCGAGCGCATGTTCCTCCTCGTCGACGGTGAGGTCGACTACACCAAGGACATGCGTGCTATGACGCCCACCGGCGAATTGCCGTCGTGGCCGGAGCTGCGCCACAACACCTCTCGGGGTGCGAGTGCGAACGGGCTCATCGCCGTTGACGGTCCGTACGACGACATCCGCGACGTCGAGGGTTACCACGAGCGTATGACCGAAAATCAGGCGAAGGGAATGCTCGGCATCTGGTCGCTAACGCCCGGACAGGTGGAGGAAGCGAACACTTCCCCGCTACCGCCGAAGACCGGGAGCTGGCTCCTCGATGTCGACGGCCGTGACGTCGAACTCGAAGAAGAGGACGGTCGCTACGTCTACGACGGAGAGGACGTGGAACTCGAAGCGATCGGTGACGACCGGTACAGGCTCCGTCTCGGCGGGGACGAACGCGAACTCGACGGGGACGAACTGGAAGAGGAGCTGCTCGACGTGACCGACTACATCCCGAGCATGACCGACATCGTCGATTCGATGGAGGAGTTCGAGGCGGCCAAGGAGGCCGGCCGGGGCGCCATCGCCATGGAACAATCGGGGACGTTGCTCATCGACGGCGTCGAGGTCACTATTAGCAAAGACCGGATGTGGGACGAGGCCACCTATCAGGCGGCCCAGACGCCCATCACCCTGTTCCAGGACGTCTACGAGAACCGCCCCGATCAGCACGAGGATCTCGAGGAGATGTACGGCGAAGAAATTGTCGAACGCGCGATGATCGTTGGATAG
- a CDS encoding glycoside hydrolase family 3 N-terminal domain-containing protein, with product MTSLDDGEPYLDPSLTIEQRVADLLDRMTLEEKIGQLAGSYVGTLAEGPHGVDDVIDEIDEYHVGAVAPFGWGGSPNESLEDAIDAARQLQTHAVEETRLGVPLLFAADAIHGHAYIKESTVFPNNLGAAATWCPDLVERTAEITAAEMRVTGAAQNYSPTCDVARDPRWGRTGETYGESPFLVGTLAASEIRGYQGDDLDETSVLATAKHFPAYGDPTRGEDAAPVDVSSHTLRNVLLPPFETALEEDVGAVMPCYNSIDGEPAHGSRRFLTDLLREELGFDGVVVSDWNGITQLHEEHRTAGTPIEAARQTREAGLDIGSVAGGEHARHVRELIERGDLSEQLIEASAERVLRAKFALGLFEDPYPDREAEDVLGAPEHLDVAREAVRKSLTLLQNDGDVLPLDDGVDEVFVTGPNADEIVHQNGGWSCNADTGVPGTTIREGIVDAVADDTVVTHEPGSDITAPVDIDAAAERAAESDVAVVALGEDWYLHEFGPSAETDGETGEFPTRNELSLPDAQRELVDAVAKTGTPVVAVLVTGRPLAIEWLSEAVPAILMAYHPGRVGGEVIGETLFGEAEPGGRLPISIPRSAATLPTYFNHRPHPHPIGPDEHPASYDPLFEFGHGLSYTTVEYESIEVGGDVIRPGEDVTVRVTLANTGDRLGSEVVQVFGRDEFSSVVTPVRELWAFERAELAPGERATVELRIGADQVGLFERSRDGRDDAGSLRLFVGDRTFDLDVRPIDR from the coding sequence ATGACAAGCCTAGACGACGGTGAGCCGTACCTAGATCCGTCGCTGACGATCGAGCAGCGTGTCGCCGATCTGCTCGACCGGATGACGCTCGAAGAGAAGATCGGTCAACTGGCCGGGTCCTACGTCGGGACGCTCGCCGAGGGTCCTCACGGCGTCGACGACGTCATCGACGAGATCGACGAGTACCACGTCGGCGCGGTCGCCCCCTTCGGCTGGGGTGGCTCGCCCAACGAGTCGCTCGAGGACGCGATCGACGCGGCGCGTCAACTGCAGACCCACGCCGTCGAGGAGACGCGGCTGGGCGTCCCGCTGCTGTTCGCCGCCGACGCGATTCACGGTCACGCGTACATCAAAGAGTCGACCGTGTTCCCGAACAATCTCGGCGCGGCGGCGACGTGGTGTCCCGATCTCGTCGAACGCACGGCCGAGATCACGGCGGCGGAGATGCGCGTCACCGGGGCCGCCCAGAACTATAGCCCGACCTGCGACGTCGCGCGTGATCCGCGTTGGGGCCGGACCGGGGAGACGTACGGTGAGAGCCCGTTCCTCGTCGGGACGCTGGCCGCCAGCGAGATCCGCGGGTACCAGGGCGACGACCTCGATGAGACCTCGGTGCTCGCGACGGCGAAGCACTTTCCGGCCTACGGCGACCCCACGCGCGGCGAGGACGCCGCACCGGTCGACGTCTCCTCGCACACGCTCCGCAACGTACTCCTCCCGCCGTTCGAGACGGCGCTCGAGGAGGACGTCGGCGCGGTGATGCCGTGCTACAACTCGATCGACGGCGAACCGGCGCACGGATCGCGTCGATTCCTGACCGACCTCCTCCGCGAGGAACTGGGTTTCGATGGGGTCGTCGTCTCCGACTGGAACGGGATCACCCAGTTGCACGAGGAACACCGCACGGCGGGAACGCCGATCGAGGCCGCGCGCCAGACCCGCGAGGCGGGCCTCGATATCGGGTCGGTCGCTGGCGGCGAACACGCCCGACACGTTCGGGAACTGATCGAGCGCGGCGACCTGTCCGAACAGCTGATCGAGGCCAGCGCCGAGCGGGTGCTGCGAGCGAAATTCGCGCTCGGCCTCTTCGAGGATCCGTACCCGGACCGCGAGGCCGAAGACGTACTGGGCGCTCCCGAGCACCTCGACGTCGCGCGCGAGGCCGTTCGGAAATCGCTCACGCTGTTGCAAAACGACGGGGACGTGCTCCCCCTTGACGACGGCGTCGACGAGGTGTTCGTGACCGGGCCGAACGCCGACGAGATCGTACACCAGAACGGCGGGTGGAGCTGTAACGCGGACACCGGCGTCCCCGGGACGACGATCCGCGAGGGGATCGTCGACGCCGTTGCCGACGATACGGTCGTCACCCACGAACCAGGCAGCGACATTACCGCTCCCGTCGATATCGACGCCGCCGCGGAGCGGGCGGCCGAGTCGGACGTCGCCGTGGTCGCGCTCGGCGAGGACTGGTACCTCCACGAGTTCGGACCCTCGGCGGAAACCGACGGCGAGACCGGCGAGTTCCCGACGCGGAACGAACTCTCGCTTCCCGACGCGCAGCGCGAACTCGTCGACGCGGTGGCGAAGACGGGGACACCCGTCGTCGCGGTCCTGGTCACCGGCCGCCCGCTGGCCATCGAGTGGCTGTCGGAGGCGGTGCCGGCGATCCTCATGGCGTACCATCCCGGCAGGGTCGGCGGCGAGGTGATCGGGGAGACCTTGTTCGGCGAGGCCGAACCCGGCGGGCGGCTCCCGATCTCGATCCCGCGATCGGCGGCGACGCTTCCGACGTACTTCAACCACCGGCCGCACCCGCACCCGATCGGTCCCGACGAGCACCCGGCGTCGTACGATCCGCTGTTCGAGTTCGGCCACGGACTCAGCTACACCACCGTAGAGTACGAGTCGATCGAGGTGGGCGGAGACGTGATCCGCCCGGGCGAGGACGTCACGGTCCGCGTCACGCTGGCCAACACGGGCGATCGGCTCGGGAGCGAGGTCGTCCAGGTGTTCGGCCGGGACGAGTTCAGTTCGGTCGTAACGCCCGTCCGCGAACTGTGGGCGTTCGAACGCGCGGAACTAGCACCCGGCGAACGAGCGACCGTGGAACTCCGGATCGGCGCGGACCAGGTCGGTCTCTTCGAGCGGTCGCGCGACGGCCGCGACGATGCCGGGAGCCTCCGCCTCTTCGTCGGGGACCGGACGTTCGACCTCGACGTCCGGCCGATCGACCGCTGA
- a CDS encoding ABC transporter permease, with product MQRYYIERTLQAVVTVVSVMSLAFFLVRLMPGNPADAYRAELIQNNPQMTQAEIDHRVERKLNVLPDAPLHEQYVNYVTGLLRGDLGESINEGVAVSEIIAEALPWTIFTMSIALLLSFTIGISLGAAMAYKEGDYFDTGFSVVSILFNSIPNYIIGILLIWFLGYQFELFPTGGRYSTEMEPTVGLLEPIRTLTFLGDALWHAALLILSYAVVAAGGWALRMRGNSIQVLGEDYLRVARLRGLSERRIATRYVGRNAVLPLYTALLIAIGFALGGSVILEQVFTYPGVGYYMIEGLEARDYPLMMGVFLVMTIAVVLGVYVADLTYGLIDPRAQTRGGER from the coding sequence ATGCAACGATACTACATCGAACGCACACTGCAGGCGGTCGTCACGGTCGTGTCAGTGATGAGTCTCGCGTTTTTCCTGGTCCGGCTGATGCCCGGCAACCCCGCGGACGCGTACCGCGCCGAACTCATCCAGAACAATCCGCAGATGACGCAGGCCGAGATCGACCACCGCGTCGAGCGCAAACTCAACGTGCTCCCGGACGCGCCGCTCCACGAACAGTACGTGAACTACGTGACCGGACTGCTCCGCGGCGATCTGGGCGAGTCGATCAACGAGGGCGTCGCGGTGTCGGAGATCATCGCGGAGGCGCTTCCCTGGACGATCTTCACGATGTCGATCGCCCTGTTGCTCTCGTTTACGATCGGCATCTCGCTCGGCGCAGCGATGGCGTACAAGGAGGGGGACTACTTCGACACCGGGTTCTCCGTGGTCTCGATCCTGTTCAACTCGATCCCGAACTACATCATCGGCATCCTGTTGATCTGGTTCCTCGGCTACCAGTTCGAGCTGTTCCCCACCGGGGGCCGGTACTCGACGGAGATGGAGCCGACGGTGGGGCTCCTGGAACCGATACGGACGCTCACCTTCCTCGGCGACGCGCTCTGGCACGCGGCGCTGCTGATACTGTCGTACGCGGTCGTCGCGGCCGGGGGCTGGGCGCTCCGGATGCGCGGCAACAGCATCCAGGTGCTCGGCGAGGACTACCTGCGGGTCGCGCGACTCCGCGGCCTCTCCGAGCGCCGGATCGCGACGCGCTACGTCGGCCGAAACGCGGTACTGCCGCTGTACACGGCGTTGTTGATCGCGATCGGCTTCGCGCTCGGCGGCAGCGTCATCCTCGAGCAGGTGTTCACGTACCCCGGCGTGGGCTACTACATGATCGAGGGGCTGGAGGCTCGCGACTACCCGCTCATGATGGGCGTCTTCCTCGTGATGACGATCGCGGTCGTGCTCGGCGTCTACGTCGCCGACCTCACGTACGGGCTCATCGATCCGCGCGCACAGACCCGGGGAGGTGAGCGCTGA
- a CDS encoding ABC transporter ATP-binding protein has translation MSADDPVVSMESVDVHFESDGGLTPFADSQTVRAVDAVDLEIAENDVVAIVGESGSGKTTLGKAAVGLQKPTGGTVSFRGQDIWEAKQRFSNPSIPYADIRRSLQIIHQDPGSSLNPHRTVEASLAEPLKKHQTDLGPEDREARILAMLDRVGMTPPHDYARRYPHQLSGGEKQRVALVRALLMNPELILADEAVSALDVSLRVEVMDLMLDLQDQFDTSFLFISHDLSNARYLAEHADGRLGVMYLGELVELGKAEEVLRNPQHPYTKVLKWATPSLSPDEGAAEPPVREIDIPDPVDPPSGCRFHTRCPYATEYCRESTPDRHSVGEEPHRASCFRLDEGSDYWRSDPLEGVSLEADER, from the coding sequence ATGAGCGCCGACGATCCCGTGGTCTCGATGGAGAGCGTCGACGTCCACTTCGAGTCGGACGGCGGCCTCACCCCCTTCGCGGACTCGCAGACGGTCCGGGCGGTCGACGCGGTCGACCTCGAGATCGCCGAGAACGACGTCGTGGCGATCGTCGGCGAGTCCGGCAGCGGGAAGACCACGCTCGGCAAGGCGGCCGTCGGCTTGCAGAAACCGACTGGTGGGACCGTGAGCTTCCGCGGACAGGATATCTGGGAGGCGAAACAGCGTTTCTCGAATCCGTCCATCCCGTACGCCGACATTCGTCGATCGCTCCAGATCATCCATCAGGATCCCGGGTCGTCGTTGAATCCACACCGAACCGTCGAGGCGTCGCTCGCCGAACCGCTGAAGAAGCACCAGACCGACCTGGGGCCCGAGGATCGCGAGGCGCGGATCCTCGCGATGCTCGACCGCGTCGGGATGACGCCGCCGCACGACTACGCTAGGCGGTATCCCCACCAGCTGTCCGGCGGGGAGAAACAGCGCGTCGCGCTCGTCCGGGCGCTGCTGATGAACCCGGAGCTCATCCTTGCCGACGAGGCCGTCAGCGCGCTCGACGTCTCGCTGCGCGTCGAGGTGATGGACCTGATGCTCGACTTGCAGGACCAGTTCGACACGTCGTTCCTGTTCATCTCGCACGACCTCTCGAACGCGCGCTACCTGGCCGAGCACGCCGACGGCCGGCTCGGCGTGATGTACCTCGGTGAACTCGTCGAACTCGGTAAGGCCGAGGAGGTCCTCCGGAACCCACAGCACCCCTACACGAAGGTGCTGAAATGGGCGACGCCGTCGCTCAGTCCGGACGAGGGCGCGGCGGAGCCCCCGGTCCGGGAGATCGATATCCCGGACCCGGTCGACCCGCCGTCCGGATGCCGATTCCACACGCGGTGTCCGTACGCGACGGAGTACTGCCGGGAGTCGACGCCCGACCGGCACTCGGTCGGCGAGGAACCCCATCGCGCGTCCTGCTTCCGTCTCGACGAGGGCAGCGACTACTGGCGCAGCGATCCCCTGGAGGGCGTCAGTCTGGAAGCGGACGAGCGGTAA
- a CDS encoding IclR family transcriptional regulator, whose protein sequence is MGKRAKHPVRTTEKSLEIISVLNRLGEARVTTLANELEMGKSTIHNHLTTLEEHGYVVKNSETKTYRLSLKFLDIGGQIRSEIDVYKVAEPKIRELAETSGELVHLVVEEDGKGVYLSRAKGERAVELDTYVGCRHHMHSTAFGKAILSHLPAERVDEIIDRHGLPKVTPQTITTRDALFDELERTRERGFAIDDEERLEGLRCIAAPIRFDSDVIGAISISGPTARIDDDWEANEFVDQLCRVANVIELNKYNV, encoded by the coding sequence ATGGGAAAAAGGGCCAAACACCCCGTTCGGACGACCGAGAAATCGTTAGAGATCATCTCGGTGCTCAATCGGTTAGGGGAGGCGCGAGTGACGACGCTGGCGAACGAACTCGAGATGGGAAAGAGCACCATCCATAATCATCTGACGACGCTCGAGGAACACGGGTACGTCGTCAAGAATTCCGAAACCAAAACCTACCGTCTCAGCCTCAAATTCCTCGATATCGGCGGGCAAATCCGGAGCGAGATAGACGTCTACAAAGTCGCCGAACCGAAGATCAGGGAACTCGCAGAAACGTCGGGGGAGTTGGTCCACCTCGTCGTCGAGGAGGACGGAAAGGGGGTCTATCTCTCTCGAGCGAAGGGCGAACGAGCGGTCGAGTTGGATACGTACGTCGGGTGTAGACACCATATGCACAGTACGGCGTTCGGGAAAGCGATCCTCTCTCACCTCCCCGCGGAACGGGTCGACGAAATCATCGATCGACACGGCCTGCCGAAAGTGACGCCGCAGACGATAACCACTCGCGACGCACTTTTCGACGAGCTAGAGCGAACCCGGGAACGAGGCTTTGCGATCGACGACGAAGAGCGTCTCGAGGGTCTCCGCTGTATCGCTGCGCCGATCAGGTTCGATTCGGACGTCATCGGGGCGATCAGCATCTCGGGTCCTACTGCTCGAATCGACGACGACTGGGAGGCGAACGAGTTCGTGGATCAGCTCTGCCGGGTAGCGAACGTGATCGAACTCAACAAATACAACGTCTAA
- a CDS encoding ABC transporter substrate-binding protein, whose translation MSQESVPHSTAEASRRRILQFTGAAGAAALAGCFGDDNTGSTNGEITGDEPMTDRTFTAPTSVLPDDMQWNAANDSNYPDRPGFVVFDQLVYFRVTTGEFTAGALADWEVGDDTATLTLQDDLTWHNGEAATAEDLERKLHISLYDNHPIGNFTSVENVEAVDDTSVEVGLEADVSEPIFLNSIQNMELDMPGAQYDDILAELEDDPESTVLADFAPEEPIGTGPFQFDRTGEQELVTTKFEDSYWADNINFAEYRFRFIDGNEQAWQAIRGGTVDALHNIFTSPDIMASFPDHVVEMQQPANWGLSIAFDHEHEHLGQREVRKAIAHAIDREVVAENSAGGGDAKAPVKTPTGIVGNFDDSANDWLDDPDAFEDYAGQNTDRAAELLESAGFSREDGTWVDEDGETLTFEYKVPAAWTEWVDAAITINQHLQDFGIETNLITRDDGVYFGQDLYGDTGFDAAGFWWSDGWTYPYHTLNWNLNTWDARNVYNYPETVEVPPKGQPDGETETVELAPELEDLVGMDADGDAARQKIQDLAWIFNYDLPQLPIQEKVDQGFISTKDFKVVDDSDPDASVKYATTFLPRVGKLVAKADE comes from the coding sequence ATGAGCCAAGAGAGTGTGCCACACAGCACCGCAGAGGCATCACGGCGTCGAATCCTGCAGTTCACCGGCGCGGCCGGCGCGGCGGCGCTCGCGGGCTGCTTCGGCGACGACAACACCGGTTCGACCAACGGGGAGATCACGGGCGACGAGCCGATGACCGATCGGACGTTCACCGCCCCGACGTCGGTCCTTCCCGACGACATGCAGTGGAACGCCGCGAACGACTCGAACTACCCCGACCGTCCGGGGTTCGTGGTCTTCGACCAGCTCGTCTACTTCCGGGTGACGACCGGCGAGTTCACTGCGGGCGCCCTCGCCGACTGGGAGGTCGGCGACGACACGGCGACGCTGACCCTTCAGGACGACCTGACCTGGCACAACGGCGAGGCCGCCACCGCCGAGGATCTGGAGCGAAAGCTGCACATCTCGCTTTACGACAATCACCCGATCGGGAACTTCACCTCGGTCGAGAACGTCGAGGCTGTCGACGACACGTCGGTCGAAGTCGGACTCGAGGCGGACGTCTCCGAGCCCATCTTCCTCAACTCGATCCAGAACATGGAACTCGACATGCCGGGCGCGCAGTACGACGACATCCTCGCGGAACTGGAGGACGACCCCGAATCGACGGTACTGGCGGACTTCGCGCCCGAGGAACCGATCGGCACCGGTCCGTTCCAGTTCGACCGGACCGGGGAGCAGGAGCTCGTGACCACGAAGTTCGAAGACTCCTACTGGGCCGACAACATCAATTTCGCCGAGTACCGGTTCCGGTTCATCGACGGGAACGAGCAGGCCTGGCAGGCGATCCGCGGTGGAACGGTCGACGCCCTCCACAACATCTTCACGTCGCCGGACATCATGGCGTCGTTCCCCGATCACGTCGTCGAGATGCAACAGCCCGCCAACTGGGGGCTGTCGATCGCGTTCGACCACGAGCACGAGCACCTCGGTCAGCGCGAGGTCCGGAAGGCGATCGCCCACGCCATCGACCGCGAGGTCGTCGCGGAGAACTCCGCGGGCGGCGGCGACGCGAAGGCGCCCGTGAAAACGCCGACCGGCATCGTCGGGAACTTCGACGACTCGGCCAACGACTGGCTCGACGATCCGGACGCCTTCGAGGACTACGCCGGACAGAACACCGACCGGGCCGCCGAACTGCTCGAATCGGCCGGGTTCTCCCGGGAGGACGGCACCTGGGTCGACGAGGACGGCGAGACGCTCACCTTCGAGTACAAGGTGCCCGCCGCCTGGACCGAGTGGGTCGACGCCGCGATCACGATCAACCAGCACCTCCAGGACTTCGGCATCGAGACCAATCTCATCACCCGCGACGACGGCGTCTACTTCGGCCAGGACCTATACGGCGACACCGGCTTCGACGCGGCCGGGTTTTGGTGGTCCGACGGCTGGACGTATCCCTACCACACGCTCAACTGGAATCTCAATACCTGGGACGCCAGGAACGTCTACAACTACCCCGAGACCGTCGAGGTCCCGCCGAAAGGCCAGCCCGACGGCGAGACCGAGACGGTCGAGCTCGCACCCGAACTCGAGGACCTCGTCGGCATGGACGCCGACGGCGACGCGGCCCGCCAGAAGATCCAGGACCTGGCGTGGATCTTCAACTACGACCTCCCGCAGCTTCCCATCCAGGAGAAGGTCGATCAGGGGTTCATCTCCACCAAGGACTTCAAAGTCGTCGACGACTCCGATCCGGACGCGTCCGTCAAGTACGCGACGACGTTCCTCCCCCGAGTCGGAAAGCTCGTCGCGAAGGCCGACGAATAG
- a CDS encoding ABC transporter permease translates to MSERNESLHALDDGEAFEAVSETTMSRKERYRRLFDRWVLAPGRIVWDDLRARVGASIILLYLVVGLLGPTLYKAPQVNQGPRSIAPLAEGLTYPLGTDNLGRDILAQLVHATPSMLQMIVAGGLFVTVTGVAVGTTAGYVGGRTDRVLSLLTDIVMTIPGLPLIVILAALLEPQNPIVTGLILTINVWAGLAREIRSQVLSISRHSYVEASKAMGLSTPTIIVKDILPNIMPYVLITFVNAARQVIFASIGLYFLGVLPYDSVVNWGVMIDQAVSGGAMHVMSMAHWLIAPLATITLLSFGLILFAQGTDRMFNPRVRARHSTTTGSDDEPTGDGATATTGGGVR, encoded by the coding sequence ATGAGCGAACGCAACGAGTCGCTCCACGCGCTCGACGACGGCGAGGCGTTCGAAGCCGTCTCCGAGACCACGATGAGCCGGAAAGAGCGCTACCGGCGGCTGTTCGACCGCTGGGTCCTCGCTCCGGGTCGGATCGTCTGGGACGACCTCCGCGCTCGCGTCGGCGCGTCGATCATCCTGCTGTACCTGGTGGTCGGCCTGCTCGGGCCGACGCTCTACAAGGCGCCCCAGGTCAATCAGGGACCGCGCTCGATCGCACCGCTCGCCGAGGGGTTGACCTATCCCCTGGGAACCGACAACCTCGGCCGAGACATCCTCGCTCAGCTCGTCCACGCGACGCCATCGATGCTCCAGATGATCGTGGCGGGCGGCCTGTTCGTGACGGTCACGGGCGTGGCCGTCGGGACGACCGCGGGATACGTCGGCGGGCGGACCGACCGGGTCCTCTCCCTACTCACGGACATCGTGATGACGATCCCCGGGCTCCCGCTCATCGTCATCCTGGCCGCGCTGCTCGAACCCCAGAACCCGATCGTCACGGGGCTCATCCTGACGATCAACGTCTGGGCCGGCCTCGCCAGGGAGATCCGGTCGCAAGTGCTCTCGATCAGCCGCCACTCCTACGTGGAGGCGTCGAAAGCGATGGGGCTGTCGACCCCGACGATCATCGTCAAAGACATCCTTCCGAACATCATGCCCTACGTGTTGATCACGTTCGTTAACGCGGCGAGACAGGTTATCTTCGCATCGATCGGTCTGTACTTCCTGGGCGTGTTGCCCTACGACAGCGTCGTCAACTGGGGGGTCATGATCGACCAGGCGGTCAGCGGCGGTGCGATGCACGTCATGTCGATGGCCCACTGGCTGATCGCGCCCCTGGCGACGATCACGCTCCTGTCGTTCGGGCTGATCCTGTTCGCGCAGGGCACCGACCGGATGTTCAACCCGCGCGTTCGCGCCCGCCACTCCACGACGACCGGCTCCGACGACGAGCCGACGGGCGACGGTGCGACGGCGACGACCGGGGGTGGTGTCCGATGA
- a CDS encoding ABC transporter ATP-binding protein has translation MSGRADAAPATEADGRSDPVLSCRDLSVEFHMDRGTSTVLNGLDIDIERNEIIGIVGESGSGKSMFASALLDAVVEPGVTSGTVTYRPSEGPAVDVLDLSDDRLRQLRWEDISMVFQGALSSFNPTLKLRGHFVETLDAHGYDVEAGLERTHELLADLYLDPDRVLDSYPHELSGGMKQRALIALALVLEPEVLVMDEPTAALDLLMQRSIVSLLSDLRDKYDLTMVFITHDLPLVTKLADRIAVLYAFELAEVGRTEELLRSPKHPYTRALLNSTPDIESPLGEMRPIEGAAPDPVNVPSGCPYHERCPMATGDCATVTPAMEAASESHDVACHHWTRVDDEIDLTTEVGR, from the coding sequence ATGAGCGGGCGCGCCGATGCGGCCCCCGCCACGGAGGCCGACGGCCGGTCCGATCCCGTCCTCAGCTGTCGGGACCTCTCCGTCGAGTTTCACATGGATCGCGGAACGTCGACGGTTCTCAACGGGCTGGACATCGACATCGAGCGCAACGAGATCATCGGCATCGTCGGGGAATCCGGCTCCGGGAAGTCGATGTTCGCGTCCGCCCTGCTCGACGCCGTCGTCGAACCCGGGGTCACCTCGGGGACGGTCACCTACCGGCCGTCGGAGGGTCCGGCGGTCGACGTCCTCGACCTCTCGGACGATCGACTCCGGCAGCTTCGCTGGGAGGATATTTCGATGGTGTTCCAGGGCGCTCTCTCGTCGTTCAACCCGACGCTGAAGCTCCGCGGCCACTTCGTGGAGACGCTCGACGCGCACGGTTACGACGTCGAAGCGGGCCTGGAACGCACGCACGAACTCCTGGCCGACCTGTATCTCGATCCCGATCGCGTGCTCGACAGTTACCCCCACGAGCTCTCCGGCGGGATGAAACAGCGCGCGCTCATCGCGCTCGCGCTCGTCCTCGAACCGGAAGTGCTCGTCATGGACGAGCCGACGGCGGCGCTCGATCTCCTGATGCAGCGGTCGATCGTCAGCCTGCTGTCGGACCTCCGGGACAAGTACGACCTGACGATGGTGTTCATCACCCACGATCTGCCGCTCGTGACGAAACTGGCCGACCGGATCGCGGTCCTCTACGCGTTCGAACTCGCGGAGGTCGGGCGGACCGAGGAACTCCTCCGGTCCCCGAAGCATCCCTACACGCGAGCGCTGCTGAATTCGACCCCCGATATCGAGTCGCCGTTAGGGGAGATGCGCCCGATCGAGGGGGCGGCACCCGACCCCGTCAACGTCCCGTCGGGCTGTCCGTACCACGAGCGGTGTCCCATGGCGACCGGCGACTGTGCGACGGTCACGCCCGCGATGGAGGCGGCCAGCGAGAGCCACGACGTCGCCTGCCACCACTGGACGCGCGTCGACGACGAGATCGATCTGACCACGGAGGTGGGCCGATGA